Part of the Xenopus tropicalis strain Nigerian chromosome 3, UCB_Xtro_10.0, whole genome shotgun sequence genome, tatataagacATGTATTAATGTTTCAGAGGTACTTGCTGTATGGCATGGACATTATGTACTATATCTTCTCAGTCTTCTCAGTTCTTCTTTTACATTTCAACTTTCTaatcatcttattttatttcttatttaaaacatTTCCTTCCTTCTATATAGATTCTTCTACTGCTATTACAGATTCTAAGCTGCTGGAATGCTGCAAAATGCTTGCACAGGTGGGTAATTAATTTTATTGtacttaaaaaaacttttaatacTCTCACCTGCCAATTTAAAATAGTTTAAGACAGAACAGTGAACATGTTTTGTCATTTCTGGCTCATTTAGATGTGCTGGGATTTCACATGTGCAACAATGGAATCATCTAGACACAAGATTACATGGTGTCATTCTAGCTCAATTGTTTTAATAACTGCATTTCAAGatttgttttaatgtaacttCCAACTCAAACCaaactaatttacaaagtttcctttattttttcaGAAAGACCTACAGGGCACTAAGCACAAGCTCAAAGATATGCTATGTCTTTAccaagaaggaaaggtataaaaatgcaatatataaatagaatgtatatatatttttcttttgcaatAAAGTGCTAATTTCCATATCAATACAAACAGAAGATACTGAATATTGTACCTATGTGCTATCCAGAACACCTGTCACAGAATTAATTCTATTTCATAAATGTAAGCTTCCcagatacacatatatttataagcATTTAATGTTATGGTTTGCACAACCAATTTATTTTCTTGCATATTGAGTCAAAGACAGATGCGCTAAGATATAATTTCTGAAGTTGTTATAGAGTGGGTTTGATTACCATttgtttgcactttacacactgccttccattctatttaaaattgatttattagGACCCCCCTTCCACCCCACTACCCGACGCTAACTCTCTATGGAGCAAATATGGACACAGGCCTTTACTCACCACCTGTCCTTTCATAAATGTTAAGGACAAGTCAGGCCTGTACTCATGAGTGCTGTGCTCTGTACCATTCCCATGGTTATGGTAAATGACCCCAATATAGTACTGCATTTTCTGCAGTTTGATGTAATcccttttatattttaaaaatagcaGTTTTAATCAGCTATTGCCTTTAAATGTGTTCATGCAATTATATTTAGGAGCCAGCCTTCTTTTCTAATTTTTGCAGGAGAAAAATAATGCGGAATCATACAGAAAGTTTCTTACAGAACTGGTTACATTACTGGTAATGCATGTTTTTGTGAAAATCTCAGCATGTATTCTGTTTTGTCTATATGATATTTAATGCACCTAGCATATACAATAAGAAATTTGAAGGGACATGGAGCTACACCTAGGAtggcaaatactggaagaaccttaTGTTTTTTTATCCTATAttttcccttttgctcttcagTTCCCACACCTCTGTTTAGTATAGGCTTAAATCTCTTAAATCTTCCACTTTTTGCACTGCCAAGACatcctggggctcatttatcaaaactggggcagtaacctatagcaaccaatcagttattttcttttttcagccagctgcaggtagaacaatcaGTGCAACAATTTAATTTGTTGCCATAGGTTATTGTCCATGGACTAGtttgcctagtgttgataaatgtcccCCCCTCTCTTTATTCCCTTTTaattcttttacatttattttctggtgCATAATGTTTCCCTTAAAAATACACACTGCTTTCACCCAATTTGGCTCATCTATACTAGCAACAAGTAGCAATTTTTCAGTTGTGTCAATTTTTAAAACATGCTCTCCTACAATGGTGCTATGTACCCAACtttccttgtatgtatgtatgtatgtatcctTTTGGGGATTGTACTTATAGTGATTCCTCTGGTGTTTGAAATTGTACCAGTTGAATCCCTATCAATTAAAGAGTGCGTCATTGTACAACTATGTCACACCCGCTTGCTGTCCAGTATGCAGGTGGCGCCCACTAGTGCAACAAGTCCTAGCCAGTAGAAATCCCCAAATCACTGGTAATTTGCAACTTTTTGCACTCTTTAGtaaaaatcaaataataaaacattttaacttGTGTTCCATTAAtactgaatagaaatatatagggccagattcagtttagtGAGAAataggtttatcacatgaaaacctaTGGATGAGATCCAATTTAAGATGCAATTCAATTGAGAAAAACTCAAGGTTTAGCACATGAAAACTCTGTtgcagtctatgggaaaaaaacttgaaCTGAACTGAATTGAATCTCATAAAACCAGGAGAtacttttttctcactgaattgattCTGGCCCATAATGTCATATAAAACATGTAGGTGATGGAAATAAACACAGTTATGTCATTTTGCTTTATTATAAAGGTTGTATGtaccaaaaaaactattttgataATAACTGTCCAAATTCAGctttgtttgcacttttaaatttATAAGTCCACATTGTCttttaatactaaaaaaaatttgcagattatTGTAGGCTGTTACCCTGATCCAATCACGGACACAGAAGATGTTCTGGTAACTTATCTTTATGTTTCTATTTGAAAATATTCACACTGTAaaccaaatattattattatttatatagcaccatcaatttacgcagcgctttacagaatagaggggtatataagacaaaacagttaacatgtacatataaacaattcacaaaactggtttgcggttacattggatgaggatcggagacactagggggtgggccctgctcgcaagagcttacattctaaaagggagggctgagacataaggtcagggtaactagtaTGGCGTTAGAGtttatgtaggtgtgtaaagtgacagtaagtgcagagtgagaggtgaaaaccagtggttagtgaatgtttggggggtttaggttataggcttgagtgaataggtgagttttaagagaccatttaaaggcttggagagtctggcagtgcctaatgggacagggaagagtgttccagaggatgggtgcagctcgtgagaagtcctggatgtgagagtgagaggaggtgatgagtgaagaggagagaaggaggtcatttGTAAAACAAAGGTTATgactgggggtgtacttggggataaggatggttaaatagagtggtgcggca contains:
- the LOC116409480 gene encoding uncharacterized protein LOC116409480 isoform X1; protein product: MKIAVAFLLVALSSCFDSSTAITDSKLLECCKMLAQKDLQGTKHKLKDMLCLYQEGKEKNNAESYRKFLTELVTLLIIVGCYPDPITDTEDVLGTTDDNIGNVAGVAGKKLLKVMGAIPAVTPVFKETCQATGKSLQSLLVHKH